In a genomic window of Desulfomonilia bacterium:
- the hemW gene encoding radical SAM family heme chaperone HemW, with protein sequence MGLHIYIHIPYCISKCRYCGFSSIENSNPPQERYVEAVLAEAEMYANILSADDSISTIYFGGGTPTLFSALSIGKVIDGLNSLWQIEADSEVSIEANPETISRDHALQLKTAGVNRVSLGIQSFSNRLLGFLGRVHDSDKAIDAFGSLRAAGFDNINIDMMYSIPTQNLSELKFDLERITELDPEHVSAYMFSPDTRWAQTVGPLSEDQIERFFYTVLEKLSGCGFNQYEISNFARTGCECRHNLAYWRYSPYIGLGAAAVSRLDGIRSTNESEPERYMSLVLDKKRPVVSEDILDDNTMDFEKKFLLLRTVYGIPEELMPKNIPPGLFEIRDGNAVLTPKGMLLSDEIFSML encoded by the coding sequence ATGGGGCTGCATATTTACATACATATTCCCTACTGTATCAGCAAATGCAGATATTGCGGATTTTCATCGATCGAAAATTCAAATCCGCCACAGGAAAGATATGTTGAGGCAGTTCTTGCAGAAGCTGAGATGTATGCAAACATCCTTTCTGCTGACGACAGTATATCCACTATATATTTCGGTGGAGGTACACCGACGCTTTTTAGTGCACTGTCAATCGGCAAAGTTATCGATGGGTTAAACAGTTTGTGGCAGATTGAAGCCGATTCCGAGGTATCGATTGAAGCGAATCCAGAGACGATTTCAAGAGATCATGCACTTCAGCTTAAAACTGCTGGTGTAAACCGGGTAAGTTTGGGTATTCAAAGTTTTTCAAACAGGCTGCTTGGGTTTCTTGGCAGGGTTCATGATTCGGATAAAGCCATTGATGCTTTCGGATCATTACGGGCAGCGGGCTTTGATAATATAAATATTGACATGATGTACTCCATACCGACCCAGAACCTGTCAGAACTCAAGTTTGATTTGGAGCGAATCACAGAGCTTGATCCGGAGCATGTCTCTGCATATATGTTCAGCCCCGATACCAGATGGGCCCAGACTGTTGGACCTCTTTCTGAGGATCAAATTGAGCGTTTTTTCTACACTGTATTGGAAAAACTGTCTGGCTGCGGATTTAACCAGTATGAAATCTCCAACTTTGCCAGAACCGGATGTGAATGCAGACATAACCTTGCATACTGGAGGTACAGTCCCTATATCGGACTCGGTGCGGCTGCGGTCTCCCGCCTGGACGGCATTCGCAGTACCAATGAAAGTGAACCTGAAAGATATATGTCTCTTGTGCTTGACAAAAAGAGGCCTGTCGTATCCGAAGACATACTTGATGATAATACCATGGATTTCGAGAAAAAGTTTCTTCTGCTCAGGACTGTTTACGGTATACCGGAAGAATTAATGCCAAAGAATATTCCGCCCGGCCTCTTTGAGATAAGAGATGGCAATGCGGTTCTTACCCCCAAAGGGATGCTACTTTCAGACGAGATATTTTCAATGCTTTAG